ATATAGCGATATGAAAGTTTATTCTGCCTACGGTAAATTAATCATCGAGAATCTTCACATCAATGATAAAATATCAATTTACAACGAGTCAGGTATATTGATAAAGAAATTCTCGGCAATTCGGGAAAAAGAAGAAATAAAATTGCCTGCCCATCAGATATATATGATTAAAGGAAACGGTAAAGCCATAAAAGTCATACTATAAATAAAGATAACGATATAAATGCCAGAACACGGTTAAAAACCGATCAGGAACATTTAGTACATAAAAAACTCGTCTAAATTAGACGAGTTTTTTATTATGATTATTTTATAACGACAATTTACTATATACACATTATGTATTAAAAAAACACTTTCGAACTTCGGAATCTTATCTTACACCTCATTTTTTATTCGTAAATGCCTGCTTTATTTTATCTTTTAATCTTAGCCGTTCAATATCTTCCTCATCCAATTCCATCTCGATCATTACCTTCGTTTTAGCCTTCTTGCCAGCAAAATTTGTCTTATCAGAATTTATCTGATTCTTACGAATCGAATATAACTGGGCAAAATCATAATCCAAAGCCAAAGAAACTTTATACAAAGTATCGGTATCTATACTTTTGCGAGTCAGCATATAATCAATACTTTGAGGTTTAACAAACAATCTTCTGGCAAGTTCTGCTTTTGTTACCTGCCTTTCTATCATTTTTCTTTTTATAATCTCACCTATATATATATTACTCAATTCCATCATATAAAAATACGACAAATAAGTGAGATAAAAGTTGAGTAAAAACACAGATTATCTGAATACGATTCAAATATTTTCAAAATTTGTTTGCATTTATAAGATATATTTTTATATCTTTGCAATTCATTCCAATGAATGAATTATATATCTGAAATCCTACTGAATTAGGAAAAAACGCCTGACAGAGACTGTCATGCACACAACTTATTTTATACCCAAAGAGGCCTATTGTTGTGAAACAAAGGGCCTCATTTTTATTTAAAAAATATCTTAATATTTTTATTGTTGAATTATTTTCTCTGATACGACAGTTTATTTACCGTATTCCTCTAAATAAACATCAGCAGCTTCGGCCAATTCATCATACCAGCTTTTACCAAACTTACGAATAAGCGGCTCTTTCAAAAACTCGTATACTCTTATCTTTTCCTGTCTTCCGAGAACTTCCGCAGCTTTACATATTTTCCATCGGTTATAATTAACGGCTGTAAAATCTGCATAACGTTTACAACGGATCGGATAAAGATGGCAGGATATAGGTTTATAAAAATCTATTTTACCTTCCTTATAAGCTTTTTCGATAGCACATTTGCACACTCCATCCGGTTCGTAACAAGTAAAAACACAATCTTTACCATTGACGATAGAGGTAACCAGATCTCCTTCTTCATCAATATAGGCTACGCCCTGTTTTTCAATGACAGCTTTTGCTGCCGGTGTAAGATCATCCCAAATAACGGGAAGTATCTCCTGTATCTTTCTGCGCTCATCTTCTCCCAAAGGAGCACCGGCATCCCCTTCGATACAGCATGCACCCAAACATTTTTCCAGATTACAGATAAAAAAACGTTCGATAACGTCCAAGCTCACAAGAGTATCTTTGATTTGCAACATGAATTCTTCAGATGTAGTTTCCACAAATATATCATTTCTAAAAAGATTATACAATGATGAGAAGAAAAAACAAGGCTGCCGAACGACAGCCTTGTTATCTCCGGCATACTGCCCGTCTTCTATTTTATAAGATTCTTCCCTGTCATTTCAGAAGGCTGATCCATTCCCATAATATGCAATACCGAAGGGGCTACATCTGCCAAGATGCCGTCAGATATCCGGGCATCTTTATTTTCGGTCACATATACACAAGGAACCGGATTCAAAGAGTGAGCCGTATTCGGCGTACCGTCTGCATTTACAGCATTGTCCGCATTACCATGATCAGCTATAATAATAACTTCATACCCGTTTGCTTTCGCAGCTTCCACCGTATCTTTCACACAAGCATCTACAGCAACAACTGCTTTCTCAATAGCTTCATAAACTCCGGTGTGACCTACCATATCTCCATTAGCATAATTCACTACGATAAAGTCATATTTATTCTCATTTATAGCAGCAACTAATTTATCTTTTACTTCGTATGCACTCATTTCCGGTTTTAAATCATACGTAGCGACTTTAGGAGAAGCAACCAAAATACGTTCTTCTCCCTCATAAGGAGTTTCACGGCCACCGTTAAAGAAGAAGGTCACATGAGCATATTTTTCTGTTTCTGCTATATGCAACTGTGACTTTTTCTCTTTCGAAAGATATTCGCCTAATGTATTTTGAACATTCTCTTTATCGAAAAGAATATGAACACCTTTAAAAGATGCATCATAAGGAGTCATACAATAGTATTGCAATCCGGGAATCGTATGCATCCCCGCATCCGGCATATCCTGCTGCGTAAGAACAATAGTCAGCTCTTTAGCCCTGTCGTTACGGTAATTAAAAAATATAACTACATCACCTTCTTTGATAGTTCCGTCGAAGCCGGCATTGACTATCGGTTTCACAAACTCGTCCGTAACCCCGGCATCATAAGAATCCTGCATAGCTTTTACCATATCGGAAGCAGCAGTACCCTTACCGTTAACAAGAAGGTCATAAGCTTCTTTTACACGTTCCCAGCGTTTATCCCGGTCCATTGCATAATAACGGCCTATAATAGAAGCTATTTTACCCGTTGATTTGGCGCAATAGGCTTCCAATTCTTCTATAAACCCTTTTCCACTTTTCGGATCGGTATCACGACCATCCATAAAACAATGGATGAAAGCGTTTTCCAGACCATATTCCTTGGCAATATCACATAATTTAAACAAATGATCTAAAGAGCTGTGTACCCCTCCGTCCGAAGTCAGTCCCATAAAATGTATGTTCTTTCCCTTTTCTTTCGCATAGGAAAAAGCCGATACAATCTCCTTATTTTTTAAAATCGAATTATCAGCACAAGCCTTGTTTATCTTAACCAGGTCCTGATATACGACACGTCCCGCACCTATATTCAGGTGACCTACTTCGGAGTTTCCCATCTGGCCGTCGGGCAATCCTACATTCTCCCCACTCGCCTGTAGCTGGGAATTGGGATATGTTTTCAAAAGGTAATCCCAATAAGGAGTAGAAGTATTAAATATAACATCCGATTCGGAATGGTTACCTATTCCCCATCCGTCAAGAATCATTAAAAGTGCTTTTTTACCCATAATCTTTAAATTTAATATATCATTATTTTTTGTGTTTCACTTTACATATAAAATCATCACCCGTTTACCCCTTAATAAAAAGGCTAAAGAGGCCTGACGTTTCCCCGTAAAAATTCCTCTTTGAAAATAATATAAGCGAACATTTTATTGAGATATAAATAAAAATATTTACCTGTTTCATATATCTTACTCAGATTTTTGTACTTCTCTTGTACTAAAACCCCGCCACCGGAAACCGTTAAAAACCTTCATAAAAATAATATTCCTTATACACAGGAAAAGCCCCGCCTTCACACATTTTCAAAAAATATTCAGGAGAAAGCCTTCGTGATTTCCACATCCCGTGAAAAGAAAATACCAACAATGAAAAAAATGCCTCATTGTGTTCAACAAACTTCCTTCGTCCTGTAGGATAGACAGAACAACCAAGACTAACAATGAAGAATATACACAAGCCATAAACCTTTCATCACCTTACACCGGCGAGAATGAAACCTTCTAAATTCCCGATAAACTTCTTCATTCAAAAGGGTGGGCATTAACAAACAGCTTCTCCATAAATATTACTTCAACATATCAATACCATTCAGCATTGACGGCACAAAGGTAAGAAAAAAAGTAATAAAATATCTTGATTCAGGAAACCGTAAGTAAAAGAAAAAAATAGAATTAACTATCTTTGCAGGCCAAAATGAAAATTATAATTACATGAAATCTATCAAAGGATTATTGTTTGCTATTGTCTCCTCTGCCACATTCGGTCTCATTCCTTTATTCGCTATCCCCGCCATTCAGGCAGGCGTAGCCCTCAATTCCGTTTTATTCTATCGTTTCTTTATTTCCGCCGCTGTTGTAGGCGTAATCCTCCTTTTCAGAAAAACCGACTTACGCATCACACTAAAAGAATTTATCACGGTATTTATTTTAGGATTTTTCTACGCCGGCACAGCCTTATTACTGACCGAAGCATATTTTTACATACCAAGTGGAGTAGCAACCACCATACATTTTCTGTATCCGGTCGTCGTTACCCTTATTATGATATTATTTTTTAAAGATAAGGCTTCCGTCCCGGTAATAATTGCAACAGCATTAGCCGTCACAGGGGTCTATCTGTTAAGTAGAGGAGAGGGAAGCGGTTCTGTCCATATGACAGGAATTATCCTGGCACTCATAACCGTTATCATGTATGCATTTTACATCATAGGGGTTAATAAATCATGCGTTAATAAAATGGACGGACTAAAAATGACCTTTTATGTTCTTTTTTCATGTGCTGTCATATTCCTCATCAACGCAGTCATACGGGATGGATTTATATCGGGCATACCTTCGGCAAAAGCATGGGCCGATATTATTCTGCTGGCTTTAATTCCCACTCTCGTATCCGATTTCACTTTAATACTGGCCGTACAGCGCATAGGTTCCACCACAACGGCCGTACTCGGATGCATGGAACCGGTAACCGCCGTAAGTATGGGAGTGCTCTTCTTGCACGAACCATGTGGAATTCCGCAGTTTACAGGTATTGCAATCACACTGGTCGCCGTAACGACTGTCATTATAGCCAGTAATCCGCAAGCCTTTAAAAATGGTATAAAGCTGTTTCCCGCTCTTATACCAGTCAGAAAAAAATTACCGAAGTAAAAAACATTCTTACAAAATAAAAACCGCAACAGAAAATCTGTTACGGTTTTTATATAGCCTTCGGAGCAGAGATTAGACTCTCTTTTCTTTGATACGGGCTTTTTTACCGGTAAGCGCACGTAAATAGTACAATTTAGCACGACGTACTTTACCAACTTTATTTACAGTAATGCTTTCGATGAAAGGAGATTCGATGGGAAAAATTCTTTCCACCCCGATATTCTCAGACATCTTACGTACCGTAAAACGCTTTTTATCACCGTGTCCGGATATACGGATAACAACACCGCGATACTGCTGTATACGTTCTTTATTACCCTCCTTGATACGGTATGCAACAGTAACAGTATCACCACTCTTAAACGAGGGATGTTCTTTACCTGTTGCGAATGCTTCTTCTGCAATCTTAACTAAATCCATTTTTAATAGCTATTTAAAATGTTCATAATGAAACGTAATATAACAGGCAACTTGTCCTGCCAGAGATTACGAAAAGCGGTGCAAAGTAACAATTTTTTTCAGTAATAAACAAGCATAATACTTTTATTTTTAATAACAAATGCAACAATACCTTCCTTGCAACAATCCTGTAATAAAATAACGTTAATAAACTAAAGCGACTTCCCGATTCCGGCAAAATTCGTTATTTTCGCGTAAATATAACGGTGAAAACGGGCATTATCATACCAAAAACACATTGACTTATGAAAAATATCTATCTTTCTCTTCTTCTTTTATTTTGCTACGGAACAAGCTGTATGCTGGCCGCGCAAAAATATCCGGACAAAATAGTCATACTGCACACCAACGACACACATAGCCAGATAGAACCATTACCGCCGAGTGATAAAAAAGCACCGGATATGGGTGGCGTCGTACGGAGAAAAGCATTGATAGACAGCGTAAGGCAAGCCGAAAAAAATGTTTTGCTGGTCGATGCCGGTGATGTATTACAGGGAACGCCCTATTTCACTATTTATAAAGGAGAAGTGGAAATGATGACCATGAACCGGATGGGATATGATGCGGGAACTTTGGGAAACCATGAATTCGACAACGGTATCGACTCCCTCGCTTCATTATTGAAAAAAGCAAATTACGATATTATTTCCTCAAACTATGACGTATCAGGGACGCCGTTGGAAGGAATAATCAAACCTTATATTATAAAAGAAATAGGCGGATTAAAAATAGGTATTTTAGCACTTACAGTAGATCCGGAGAACCTGATTTCAAAAAAGAATTACGATGGCATTAAATTTATTGATCCCATTGAAAGTGCAAACCGCACTGCTTCCAAACTAAAAAAAGAAGGAGCCGACATAATAGTGGCGCTTTCCCATTTAGGCTATGTACCGGAAGAAGGTTCCGGCCGGGTCAAAGACCCTGACATAGCAGCAAACAGTACAGACATAGACATTATTATCGGAGGGCATTCGCACACAGTTATCAATCCAGACGATCCCGATAATCCGTATCCATATAAAGTCGCCAATAAAAACGGCAAGGAAGTTATTATATCACAAACAGGAAAAAGCGGAGCCTATGTCGGCTGCATTACCATACCTTTCACTAAAGAATAAAAATAACCGCATATGAAAACCTTCATAAACATCCGATTATTCATTTACATCGCCATAGGTTCGTCCCTTTTATCTTGCCGTACCGAACAAGTTATTACAGGTCCTATAAAATACGAAGTTCTTTCCGTCGATTCACGCTGGGACACCAGACAGGACACAGCACTTGTACGGGCCTTGGCCCCTTACAAGCAGGCACTCGACAGCACGATGAATATCGTTATTGGACAATCGGCACAAAATATGCCTGTAGATAAACCCGAAAGCCTCATGACCAACTGGACAGCCGATATGGTTAAAGAAGTCGTAGAAAAAATCTCCGGACAAAAATGTGATTTTTCTATCATGAACACCGGAGGCATACGTACCTCTTTAAGAAAAGGAAATGTCACCATAGGAGATATTTTTTCAATATTCCCTTTCGAGAACACTTTAAGCCTGGTAAAAATGAAAGGCAGCGACGTACGTGACCTTTTTGAGATCATTTCCCGAAGAGGGGGAGAAGGAGTAAGCCATGAAATCAGGCTGGTAATCAAAGGAAACAGCACCCAATCAGTCTCCATAGCAGGAAAACCAATCGATGATAATAAAATATACACGATAGCCACCATCGATTATGTAGCCGACGGCAATGACGACATGGTATCATTCAGAAAAGCCACAGAGCGGAAAAATTTCCCAGGTACCATGAGAGACATTACCATAGAGTACATAAAAAAGCTGACAGCGAATAAAAAACCCATAAAATCATCACTCGAAGAACGAATTACAGTAGATAAATAATTTTTTCATGAAAAATAAAATTACTCTTATATTTTTAATCACATTAGCCATAGGATCTTTTTCATTACAAGCCAAAGCACCCTCATTATTCCGGAATGCAGATAAATCGGAAATGAATGAATGGGTGGATTCGGTATTCACCTCATTAACACCGGACGAGCGTATAGGACAACTATTCGTTATGACAGTGAAGACCGGAGACTGGCAAGCTGATAAAAACCAACTTACAAAACTCATTAAAAAATATAAAATCGGAGGCGTATTGTTCAGTCACGGTCTCTCCGAAGAACAGGCACAACTTACAAATTACGGACAATCTATATCTAAAGTTCCTTTATTGATTACCCTGGACGGAGAATGGGGACTTTCCATGAGACTGAAAGATACACCGCGTTTCCCTGTAAATATGATGCTGGGAGCTATCCAGGACGACAGACTTATTTATGAATATGGGCGGGAAGTAGGACGGCAATGCCGCCGGATGGGTATCCATATCAATTTTGCTCCCGTGCTGGACGTCAACAGTAATCCTCTTAATCCCGTTATCGGCCGTCGCTCTTTCGGAGAAGACCCCGAAATGGTAGCCCGTAAAGCTATTACCTACGCTAAAGGATTGGAATCGGCCGGAATAATGGCTGTTGCAAAACATTTTCCGGGTCATGGGGATACATCCGAAGATTCCCATAAAACACTCCCGGAAGTTAATCTGAGTAAAGCTCGCCTCGAAAATTGTGAAATATTACCCTTTAAACGATATATAGATGCAGGCTTATCCGGTATTATGGTAGGCCACCTCAATATACCCGCATTGGACAACAGCACAGGATTACCCACTTCGCTATCACCCCAAATATGTACCGAACTACTTCAGAAAAAACTGGGATTCAAAGGCATCATTTTTACCGATGCATTAGCGATGAAAGGCGCCTCCAACCAACCTTCTGCTGCCTTAAAATCCCTTATAGCCGGAAATGACCTGGCATTGAATCCATCCAATATAGCATCCCAGATCAACGATATCAAAGACGCTCTGAAAAACGGCACTATCTCCCAGGACTTTATTGATGAAAAATGCAAAAAGGTACTGCAATATAAATTTATATTGGGCCTAAGCCATTACGCACCCGTCGAAACGAAAAATCTGATAAATGATCTCAATTCTCCCGAGGCAGAACTGATAAATCGTAAATTAAATGCAGCAGCCATCACGCTCATAAAAAACCAGAAACACCTCATACCCTATAAAGACCTGGCAAATAAGAGTATTACATTAGTAACTTTGGGAAACCCTGAAAAAAACGAATTCTTCAATACCCTTCAAAACTATGCACCTGTGTCCTGGTTTAATATATCGGAAAAAGAAACAAAAAATATCATTGAAGAAAAAATCAGGAATATACGCCGGAACAACCGCGTAATCATCGCGGTGCATACCGACAAAGCAGATAGAATGTTACTTCGTGAAATATGTAATAATAAAGACAATGTCTCGGTCGTATTCTTTATTAACCCGTATCAAATGGCATCTTACAAGGATGTTATTACCAACGCCAGTGCTATCCTTCTGGCATATGAGAATACTTCTCTGGCCCAGGAATATGCCGCTCAGGTATTATTCGGAGGAAGTCCAGCCACCGGTAAAATACCCGTTACATTATCCGGACTGTGCTCACGGGGGACTGGAGAATTAACACAAGTCATTCGCTTAGGTTATTCTATTCCCGAAGACGCAGGTTTAAACAGTTCCTTATTAAGCCGCGTCGATTCTATCATTGAAGACGGAATTTCAAAAAAAGCATTTCCGGGAGCCCAGCTGTTAATCGCCCGGCATGGTAAGATTATTTGCGACCGGGCATATGGCTATTTCGAGTATGACAAAAAACACAAAATAGAACGTTCCGATATATATGACCTGGCATCCGTATCCAAAGCAGCAGGTACATTACCAGCCGTAATGAAAGCCTGGGAAACACATCATATCGCTTTGGATAAACCGCTCAGTCATTACATACCGCAATTAAAAAATTCTGACAAAAAAGAGATGACAGTGCGGGAAGCGTTATACCATGAAACAGGAATGCCGGCAGCTCTCAACACGACAACGATGATAATGGATCCGTCATCTTACCAGGGAGTACTCATAAAAAGAAAAAGAGATTCGGAATATCCCATAAAAATTACCGATGATAGTTATGGAAATAAAAATGCACGTATACGCTCCGATCTGGTCGCACGTGACTCATCCACAACCTATCCTGTAAAACTGGCACACCATTTCTATGGGACTACAGCGTTACACGATTCTGTTATGAACCGGATATATACAATACCTTTGAAATCCGACAAAAATTACCGTTACAGCTGTTTGAATTTTATTCTTTTACAAAATGCCGTCGAAAACTCTACCGGACAAAAAATAGACTCATGGCTTAAAGATGAAATATTCTCGCCTTTGGAGGCATATCATACGACTTACCGCCCGGGAGATCACATCGCCCTTGACAAAATCGCACCGACCGAAAACGATCCGTTTGTCCGGAAACAAATAATGCATAGCTATGTTCATGACGAAACCGCTTGTTTATTAGGAGGGATATCTGGTAATGCCGGATTGTTCTCTAATGCAGGCGATCTGGCAAAACTTTGCCAGATGTGGCTGAACGGAGGAGATTATGCCGGAGAACAAATCCTCTCGGAAAAAACAGTTCGCCTTTTTCTTTCATCGAAAAGCCCTAACAGCCGGAGAGGCCTCGGCTTTGACAAACCCGATATGGAAAATCCCGGCAATAGCCCAACATGCAGCGAAGCAAATGCAGAAACCGTAGGGCATCTGGGATTTACAGGAACTTGTTTTTGGATAGACCCCAAAGAAGACCTTATATATATTTTCCTTTGTAACCGGGTTAATCCTTGCAGAACGCCTAATACTCTGGGAGATCTCAATATCCGGGTAAAACTGTTTTCCGAAATTTACCATTCTATTATAGAGCCACATAAATAAAGCATAACAAAAACAGATATATCCTTTTATAGAAAATCATAACCGCTCCTGTTTCAAGTCCGGTTATGATTATTCAATAAAAATCAAGAATACAATCAATTGATGGTAATAAAAGAGCCTAACTCAATTATATATAAAATATACCCGGTTCTCCTCCATAAATCTATTCAGAATGTGATCCGTCACAAAAAGGCTGGTTCTTTGATTTCCCACAACGGCAAATAAAAGCTCTTTGTTTGATAATCATAGAGCCGTCAGGAAATACGATCCGCACATGGCCTCCCAATCGCAGGGGCCCGCATTCAATAACTCTCACCTCTACTTCGGGTTTTATCGGGACAATTGACTTAATCATAGTAATTATATATTTAATAGTTATTTCGTAATTACTAAACATAAGAAGCCCTCCGAATGTTTCCGGTTAAACAACAAAATAAGACTTCATTCGTTAAAAAGGAAAAACCAAATCGCCTCCTGGAAAACAGAAAATACTAATACGTTCAATCTCAATAATACATAAATAAAAGCGGGGCATGGAAAATAAAAACCATGCCCCGCTTTTCAAATACTCTTATACTATTATCCGATAAGCTCAAGTTCTACATCACCTTCTATTTCGGCAATCGAAAGTTTACCTTCACGAGCCAACCAGCCCATTCCGGCATACAACTCTTTTTCTTTCAATTTAGTGGCCTTCTTCAAAGCCTTCACATTCATTTTACCAGACTCATTTAAAGCAGTCCATACAAGACCAGCCCAGGTTCCGATTACTTCTGTGTTCATTCTTTTCCTTAATTTAATTATATATTAAATGAAAACCTGATTTAAAAATCAATACAAAGATAGGACTTTTATATCAGTCGATTAAAATAAATTAATATTATTTATACTACGTATATTTTGAGACTATCAAATTACAGACTTAGACACATAAATTCAATTTATTTTGCAAGCTAATTATTACATTCTCATGTCATTATGTAACAAAAAATCTCATTAATAGTTCATAATTTATTACTTTTACCATAGCAACCATAAATATTTAATCATGGGATATATACAATTATATACAGGAAATGGAAAAGGAAAAACCACAGCCGCTTTCGGCTTGGCCATACGCGCCTCATTCGCCGGTAAAAAGATTTTTATAGGACAATTCGTAAAAAGCATGTCATATCATGAAACTCATATAGCAGAAATATGCAAAGACATTAAAATAGAACAATTCGGATATGGCTGTTGCATCAACCGCTCTCCCGGTATAAAAGATAAAGAAAACGCTCTTAAAGGTTGGGGAAAATGCAAAGATATACTTGCCAGTGGCACTTACGATATCATTATTCTGGACGAACTAACTATTGCTATATACTTAGGATTACTGAATGAAAAAGATGTTATTACCACCCTACTCGGCCGTAACCTACACACCGAGGTGATTATTACCGGAAGATATGCGACACGCGAATTAATAAATATTGCAGATTTAGTAACCGATATGCAGGAAATAAAACATTATTACACTAAAGGCGTAGAAGCCAGGGACGGAATAGAACGCTGAATATCATTTGCCGTCCAATCTTATATTCAATCCTTCTTTCGCCAGAATTGTATTGGGAAACACTTCCCTTGCCTCTTGTAAAAGTATATCTTCATCGGTATATCTGGCAGAAAAATGACCTATGACCAATTGGCCTACTCCCGATTTTTGTGCGATCATTGCCGCTTGACGGGCCGTCGAATGCATTGTTTCTTTTGCCCGGATACGGGCATCATCGCCAAAGGTCGCTTCATGATATAATAAATCTGCACCTTCAATCAAGGGAATTAATTTTTCCTGATAAGCCGTATCGGAACAATAAGCATACCGTACCGATGAATCCGGAGCCGTAGTCAAACGACTATTAGGTATAACAATACCCTCTTTTGTAATAAAATCGGCTCCTGCTTTTATTAAAGGCAATTCCCTGACGGGTATCTCATAAAAACGAACCATATCACCAATCAAATGCCTGTCTTTCGGTTTTTCTTCAAACAGGAAACCGGTACAGGGAACCCTGTGCTTCAAAGGTAAGCTGCGCACGATAATAGACTTATCCTCATATATAACCTCATTTTGCCGGTTACCTACAGGTTCAAATCTTACTTTTACAGGTGAATCCCTGCAAAAATAGTCGAGCATAGGTGAAAAAATCTTTTCAGCATCGGAATGAGCATGAACCGTCAGTTCCCCTGAGTGACCGACCAGACCAAGAGTAGAAACAAGCCCAACTAACCCGAAGCAATGATCTCCATGCAGATGGCTGATAAAAATATGCCCTATGCGGTTAAACTTCAATCTAAAACGTCGCAATTGCATTTGTACGCCTTCTCCACAATCGATCATAAAAAGATTATCCCGGATATTCAATACCTGAGAACTAGGATAATGTTGTAAAGTAGGAAGTGCCGAACCGCAGCCCAATATATTTATTTCGAATTTACACATAAATACAAAACTATTGAAGACAAAGATAACAATTATGAACAGGGATAAAACAACTTAACCGATATAAAAAACGAACCGGATGTTGCAAATACAACATCCGGCCCCTTATAACAATCCTTTTCAGGAATTATTTCTTAGCAGCATCCAGCTTTTCTTTTAAGGCAGCCAGTTCCTCGATATCTCCCAATGTAGTCTTTTCCACATTGCTGTTCATAACAGGTTCTTCTGCTTTAGTGGATGATTTTTTAGCGGCTTTCTTAGCAGCATTTTCTTTCTTAGCTTCGGC
This portion of the Barnesiella propionica genome encodes:
- a CDS encoding CDGSH iron-sulfur domain-containing protein: MIKSIVPIKPEVEVRVIECGPLRLGGHVRIVFPDGSMIIKQRAFICRCGKSKNQPFCDGSHSE
- a CDS encoding winged helix-turn-helix domain-containing protein — translated: MNTEVIGTWAGLVWTALNESGKMNVKALKKATKLKEKELYAGMGWLAREGKLSIAEIEGDVELELIG
- a CDS encoding cob(I)yrinic acid a,c-diamide adenosyltransferase, which encodes MGYIQLYTGNGKGKTTAAFGLAIRASFAGKKIFIGQFVKSMSYHETHIAEICKDIKIEQFGYGCCINRSPGIKDKENALKGWGKCKDILASGTYDIIILDELTIAIYLGLLNEKDVITTLLGRNLHTEVIITGRYATRELINIADLVTDMQEIKHYYTKGVEARDGIER
- a CDS encoding ribonuclease Z gives rise to the protein MCKFEINILGCGSALPTLQHYPSSQVLNIRDNLFMIDCGEGVQMQLRRFRLKFNRIGHIFISHLHGDHCFGLVGLVSTLGLVGHSGELTVHAHSDAEKIFSPMLDYFCRDSPVKVRFEPVGNRQNEVIYEDKSIIVRSLPLKHRVPCTGFLFEEKPKDRHLIGDMVRFYEIPVRELPLIKAGADFITKEGIVIPNSRLTTAPDSSVRYAYCSDTAYQEKLIPLIEGADLLYHEATFGDDARIRAKETMHSTARQAAMIAQKSGVGQLVIGHFSARYTDEDILLQEAREVFPNTILAKEGLNIRLDGK
- a CDS encoding glycoside hydrolase family 3 N-terminal domain-containing protein encodes the protein MKNKITLIFLITLAIGSFSLQAKAPSLFRNADKSEMNEWVDSVFTSLTPDERIGQLFVMTVKTGDWQADKNQLTKLIKKYKIGGVLFSHGLSEEQAQLTNYGQSISKVPLLITLDGEWGLSMRLKDTPRFPVNMMLGAIQDDRLIYEYGREVGRQCRRMGIHINFAPVLDVNSNPLNPVIGRRSFGEDPEMVARKAITYAKGLESAGIMAVAKHFPGHGDTSEDSHKTLPEVNLSKARLENCEILPFKRYIDAGLSGIMVGHLNIPALDNSTGLPTSLSPQICTELLQKKLGFKGIIFTDALAMKGASNQPSAALKSLIAGNDLALNPSNIASQINDIKDALKNGTISQDFIDEKCKKVLQYKFILGLSHYAPVETKNLINDLNSPEAELINRKLNAAAITLIKNQKHLIPYKDLANKSITLVTLGNPEKNEFFNTLQNYAPVSWFNISEKETKNIIEEKIRNIRRNNRVIIAVHTDKADRMLLREICNNKDNVSVVFFINPYQMASYKDVITNASAILLAYENTSLAQEYAAQVLFGGSPATGKIPVTLSGLCSRGTGELTQVIRLGYSIPEDAGLNSSLLSRVDSIIEDGISKKAFPGAQLLIARHGKIICDRAYGYFEYDKKHKIERSDIYDLASVSKAAGTLPAVMKAWETHHIALDKPLSHYIPQLKNSDKKEMTVREALYHETGMPAALNTTTMIMDPSSYQGVLIKRKRDSEYPIKITDDSYGNKNARIRSDLVARDSSTTYPVKLAHHFYGTTALHDSVMNRIYTIPLKSDKNYRYSCLNFILLQNAVENSTGQKIDSWLKDEIFSPLEAYHTTYRPGDHIALDKIAPTENDPFVRKQIMHSYVHDETACLLGGISGNAGLFSNAGDLAKLCQMWLNGGDYAGEQILSEKTVRLFLSSKSPNSRRGLGFDKPDMENPGNSPTCSEANAETVGHLGFTGTCFWIDPKEDLIYIFLCNRVNPCRTPNTLGDLNIRVKLFSEIYHSIIEPHK